A portion of the Streptomyces sp. NBC_01335 genome contains these proteins:
- the dacB gene encoding D-alanyl-D-alanine carboxypeptidase/D-alanyl-D-alanine endopeptidase, giving the protein MAEPVDEPSKEPSDPWGKLKGLAGKPALPDNWRLVAGSAVLGLVVAAGAVFAAGPWDNGQRTAERARAAGQSRTGDTAHRGSAAGPAAPAPAPSAAAVLAALNAGRAPAGAAVAPAKELDRLIKASALGTRTTAVVVDTATGKQVYARAAGTPMTPASTIKIATTVAALSELGPDHRIDTTVRASPDLRTVTLVGGGDPTLDEAGLRALARSTAKALDDRKVREVVLTYDASAYSGPARHPIGPNDNIAPVSALMVREGRLDRSDHGPAARSGDPAADAAHLFAGYLKDSGVKTTGEPRSHRPAAKATTLATHRSQPLSALVERTLTNSDNDLAEALARQTAIGAGRPAGFDGARAAVTARLKKLGLPVTGVRLGDGSGLDRNDKVSAALLAGLLARAADPAHPELRPVLTGLPVAGFSGTLDARYGEKSGGAGLVRAKTGTLTGVNALAGTVVDPRGRLLSFAFLTSGTTAPGDAERALDDLATALATGTG; this is encoded by the coding sequence GTGGCCGAGCCGGTGGATGAACCGTCGAAGGAACCGTCGGACCCCTGGGGCAAGCTGAAGGGCCTGGCCGGAAAACCGGCCCTGCCGGACAACTGGCGGCTCGTCGCAGGCTCCGCGGTTCTCGGCCTGGTGGTCGCCGCCGGCGCCGTGTTCGCCGCCGGCCCCTGGGACAACGGTCAGCGTACGGCCGAACGCGCCCGGGCAGCCGGCCAGAGCCGTACAGGTGACACAGCTCACCGCGGTTCGGCGGCGGGCCCCGCGGCGCCGGCGCCCGCTCCCAGCGCCGCCGCGGTGCTCGCAGCCCTCAACGCCGGCCGCGCCCCGGCCGGGGCGGCGGTGGCGCCGGCCAAGGAGCTGGACCGGCTGATCAAGGCCTCCGCGCTCGGCACCCGTACGACGGCCGTCGTCGTGGACACCGCCACCGGCAAGCAGGTCTACGCCCGCGCGGCCGGTACGCCGATGACCCCCGCCTCCACCATCAAGATCGCCACCACGGTCGCCGCGCTCTCGGAGCTCGGCCCCGACCACCGCATCGACACCACCGTGCGCGCCTCGCCCGACCTGCGCACCGTCACCCTCGTCGGCGGCGGCGACCCCACCCTGGACGAGGCCGGACTGCGCGCGCTGGCCCGGTCCACCGCCAAGGCCCTCGACGACCGGAAGGTGCGCGAGGTCGTCCTCACGTACGACGCCTCCGCCTACTCCGGGCCCGCCCGTCACCCCATCGGCCCCAACGACAACATCGCGCCGGTGAGCGCGCTGATGGTCCGTGAGGGCCGGCTCGACAGGAGCGACCACGGGCCCGCCGCACGCTCCGGTGACCCCGCCGCCGACGCCGCACACCTGTTCGCCGGGTACCTGAAGGACAGCGGCGTGAAAACGACCGGCGAACCCCGCTCCCACCGGCCCGCCGCCAAGGCGACCACCCTCGCCACCCACCGCTCCCAGCCGCTCTCCGCCCTGGTCGAACGGACCCTCACCAACAGCGACAACGACCTCGCCGAGGCCCTCGCCCGGCAGACCGCCATCGGCGCCGGCCGCCCGGCCGGCTTCGACGGGGCCCGCGCCGCGGTCACCGCCCGGCTGAAGAAACTCGGCCTGCCGGTCACCGGCGTCCGGCTGGGCGACGGCAGCGGACTCGACCGGAACGACAAGGTCTCCGCCGCCCTCCTGGCGGGCCTCCTCGCTCGCGCGGCGGACCCCGCCCACCCCGAACTCCGCCCCGTCCTCACCGGACTCCCGGTGGCCGGGTTCAGCGGCACGCTCGACGCCCGCTACGGCGAGAAGTCGGGCGGCGCCGGACTCGTACGGGCCAAGACGGGCACCCTCACGGGCGTCAACGCGCTGGCCGGCACGGTCGTGGACCCCCGCGGGCGGCTGCTCTCCTTCGCCTTCCTCACATCCGGCACCACCGCCCCCGGTGACGCCGAGAGGGCCCTCGACGACCTCGCCACGGCCCTGGCCACCGGCACCGGCTGA